In a single window of the Podospora pseudocomata strain CBS 415.72m chromosome 2 map unlocalized CBS415.72m_2, whole genome shotgun sequence genome:
- the ras2 gene encoding RAS2 protein (EggNog:ENOG503NW4A; COG:S) yields MAGKMVLYKLVVLGDGGVGKTALTIQLCLQHFVETYDPTIEDSYRKQAVIDNQACMLEVLDTAGQEEYTALRDQWIRDGEGFILVYSISSRSSFTRIKRFHHQIQRVKESTASSPSYPGSPISAANPAAPVPIMLVGNKSDRIAEREVSTQEGHALARELGCEFVEASAKNYINVDKAFYDVVRILRRQRQAASQPLSPTGSSKYESRRADSTIQSKESRYRRTQSERRRGCVIL; encoded by the exons ATGGCGGGCAAAATGGTACTATACAAactggtggtgctgggggatgGTGGCGTGGGGAAGACCGCTCTTACTATCCAACTCTGCTTGCAACACTTCGTCGAGACA TATGACCCTACTATTGAGGACTCGTACCGAAAGCAAGCCGTAATTGACAACCAAGCCTGCATGCTCGAGGTGTTGGACACGGCGGGGCAGGAAGAGTACACAGCGCTGCGAGACCAGTGGATCCGAGACGGCGAGGGCTTTATCCTAGTGTACAGCATCTCGTCCCGCTCGTCCTTCACGCGCATCAAGAGGTTCCACCACCAGATCCAAAGAGTAAAAGAGTCGACGGCCTCGTCGCCTTCATACCCAGGGTCACCTATCTCGGCGGCTAACCCGGCAGCACCCGTGCCAATCATGCTTGTGGGGAACAAGAGCGACCGTATTGCGGAACGCGAGGTATCTACACAGGAAGGGCACGCTCTGGCGCGTGAGTTGGGATGCGAGTTTGTCGAAGCGTCGGCCAAGAACTATATCAACGTGGACAAGGCCTTTTACGATGTGGTTAGAATTCTCCGGAGACAGCGCCAGGCCGCTTCCCAGCCCCTCTCGCCaaccggcagcagcaagtaCGAATCAAGGAGGGCCGATTCGACCATCCAGTCCAAGGAAAGCCGATACCGACGCACACaaagcgagcgccgcaggGGGTGTGTCATATTATGA
- a CDS encoding uncharacterized protein (EggNog:ENOG503P33T; COG:S), whose product MPDPSLTGVKALTFDIFGTVVNWRPHIISTLRALAPPTFKEVDWPLFALKWRLSHGKFCGSYLPSPSNPFKTTDSHHRDSLPALLTEFSLPLDTFSPSQIELLVQTWHELTPWPDSAAGIARLKKRFKTAMLSDGNKSCLEDLNRNGHLGYDEICSSEDFKAYKPHPSVYLGACQKLGLEPKEVAMAAAHLGDLAAAHKLGFRTVYVERPDEERWGLDEERYEKAKEWVDLWVGLDDGKGGLEEVANRLVGEEE is encoded by the coding sequence ATGcccgacccctccctcaccggcGTCAAAGCCCTCACCTTCGACATCTTCGGCACAGTAGTAAACTGGCGCCCtcacatcatctccaccctccgTGCTCTAGCCCCTCCAACCTTCAAAGAAGTAGACTGGcccctcttcgccctcaaATGGCGCCTCTCCCACGGAAAGTTCTGCGGCTCctacctcccctccccttccaatCCCTTTAAAACAACCGACTCCCACCACCGTgactccctccccgccctcctcaccgaattctccctccccctcgacaccttctccccctcccaaatcGAGCTCCTAGTCCAAACCTGGCACGAGCTCACACCATGGCCCGATTCCGCTGCCGGGATCGCCAGACTGAAAAAGAGGTTCAAGACGGCCATGTTATCTGACGGGAACAAGTCATGCTTGGAGGATCTGAACAGAAACGGCCACCTGGGATATGACGAGATTTGCTCCTCGGAGGACTTCAAAGCTTACAAACCTCACCCGAGCGTCTACCTCGGAGCATGCCAAAAGCTAGGCCTGGAGCCAAAAGAAgtggccatggcggcagcTCACCTAGGAGATCTAGCCGCCGCACACAAACTTGGCTTCAGAACCGTCTACGTCGAGCGTCCAGACGAAGAGAGATGGGGTCTCGACGAGGAGAGATacgaaaaagcaaaagagtGGGTGGATCTCTGGGTTGGGCTTGACGACGGAAagggtgggttggaggaggtggcgaataggttggttggggaggaagagtaA